The Tripterygium wilfordii isolate XIE 37 chromosome 5, ASM1340144v1, whole genome shotgun sequence genome window below encodes:
- the LOC119998501 gene encoding YTH domain-containing protein ECT4-like isoform X2, with the protein MATATPSADQTANLLQNLNLDSQTKTSEVSDATKKTSVYQYGSANLGNVTNGQLHQGNEWDDYSRYANSEGMLMSSAVYGDGAPVMYHNGYAYPTYGPYSPAATPIPTMGNDGQIYGPQHYQYPSYFHATTTSGPMISSSVAPPQDAFSTSTVGDQKALSLETSKSNSNRTVNNGVAKANSGPVPFKPTHNNSLFTPSNVNGGTPASGFAGPRFGFDGSLTGSRVTSSFSKSKNSSFQRKQNYYPNSHYVGFHNPSPGMGSTDGFMNGMHPNGFYGHYGGAYRSGIGYGSTGYGSRANGRGWPAADGKYRPRGRGYGYGGYGNENVDDLNELNRGPRSKGPKNQRGFVPNTCADNVQNGPSDETSGEEKAMTSVCPGLEEFNKADLAEDYADAKFFIIKSYSEDDIHKSIKYNVWASTPNGNKKLEASYQEAQQLSGGCPVFLFFSVNTSGQFVGLAEMVGPVDFDKTLGYWQQDKWTGCFPVKWHIVKDVPNNLLKHIILENNENKPVTNSRDTQEVKLEHGLKMIKIFKGHSSKTSILDDFGFYEARQKIIQEKKEKQQQLQKLVWDGKPKEEKKEIANGSQQVSLEVASDLSKEPTSTQLPNSDHHENGLAAKGGDVAQGGKSVVSEKIANGLANGC; encoded by the exons ATGGCTACTGCTACTCCTTCCGCAGATC AAACTGCAAATTTGCTGCAGAATTTGAACTTGGATTCTCAAACGAAGACTTCAGAAGTTTCTGATGCCACTAAGAAG ACCTCTGTTTACCAGTATGGCTCAGCCAATCTGGGGAATGTTACAAATGGTCAGCTCCATCAAG GTAATGAGTGGGATGACTATTCGAGGTATGCGAATTCAGAGGGGATGCTTATGTCCTCT GCAGTTTATGGTGATGGTGCTCCTGTTATGTATCACAATGGCTATGCATATCCCACATATGGTCCATATTCTCCTGCAGCTACCCCAATTCCTACCATGGGGAATGATGGTCAGATATATGGGCCTCAGCACTATCAATATCCTTCTTATTTCCATGCAACTACAACCTCTGGTCCAATGATTTCTAGTTCAGTCGCCCCTCCACAGGATGCTTTCTCCACCTCCACTGTGGGTGATCAGAAGGCTTTGTCTTTGGAAACATCTAAAAGCAATTCTAACAGAACTGTGAATAATGGGGTTGCGAAGGCAAACAGTGGTCCTGTTCCATTTAAACCAACTCACAATAACTCATTGTTCACTCCAAGTAACGTCAATGGGGGTACTCCTGCTTCTGGCTTTGCCGGTCCAAGATTTGGTTTTGATGGGTCTCTCACCGGCTCCAGAGTTACTTCCTCATTCTCGAAATCAAAGAATAGCTCTTTCCAGAGAAAACAGAATTACTATCCGAATTCTCACTATGTG ggTTTTCACAACCCTAGTCCTGGCATGGGTTCTACTGATGGGTTTATGAATGGGATGCATCCAAATGGATTTTATGGTCATTATGGAGGTGCCTATAGATCTGGTATTGGCTATGGATCCACCGGTTATGGTTCAAGAGCAAATGGACGTGGGTGGCCTGCTGCTGATGGAAAGTACAGACCCAGGGGGCGGGGTTATGGCTACGGTGGTTATGGAAATGAAAATGTTGATGATTTGAACGAGCTGAATAGGGGACCTCGGTCAAAGGGACCTAAAAACCAGAGGGGTTTTGTGCCCAATACATGTGCAGATAATGTTCAGAATGGACCATCAGATGAAACAAGTGGGGAAGAGAAAGCCATGACCAGTGTGTGCCCAGGCTTGGAAGAGTTCAATAAAGCAGATCTCGCTGAGGATTATGCTGATGCAAAGTTCTTCATTATTAAGTCTTACAGTGAGGATGATATCCATAAGAGCATCAAGTACAATGTCTGGGCCAGCACACCGAATGGCAACAAGAAGCTTGAAGCATCATACCAAGAGGCTCAACAGTTATCTGGTGGCTGCCCTGTATTCCTCTTTTTTTCG gTCAATACTAGTGGACAGTTCGTTGGCCTTGCAGAGATGGTGGGTCCAGTTGATTTTGACAAGACTCTGGGATATTGGCAACAAGACAAGTGGACTGGTTGTTTCCCGGTTAAGTGGCACATTGTTAAGGATGTGCCAAACAATTTACTCAAACATATTATCCTTGAGAACAACGAGAATAAACCAGTCACCAACAGCAGGGACACTCAAGAG GTCAAGTTGGAGCACGGGCTTAAAATGATCAAGATATTCAAGGGTCATTCGAGTAAAACATCCATTTTGGATGATTTTGGGTTTTATGAGGCCCGGCAAAAGATAATTcaggaaaagaaggaaaagcagCAGCAACTCCAGAAACTG GTGTGGGATGGAAAGCccaaggaagagaagaaagaaattgCAAATGGATCGCAGCAGGTGTCATTGGAGGTTGCATCAGATTTAAGCAAGGAACCCACTTCAACACAGCTTCCTAACAGTGACCATCATGAAAATGGATTGGCTGCAAAAGGTGGTGATGTCGCCCAAGGTGGCAAATCGGTTGTGTCTGAGAAAATAGCTAATGGGTTGGCAAATGGTTGCTAA
- the LOC119998501 gene encoding YTH domain-containing protein ECT4-like isoform X1 translates to MATATPSADQTANLLQNLNLDSQTKTSEVSDATKKTSVYQYGSANLGNVTNGQLHQGVDPTMCYTPNGFAPTPYYYGSNEWDDYSRYANSEGMLMSSAVYGDGAPVMYHNGYAYPTYGPYSPAATPIPTMGNDGQIYGPQHYQYPSYFHATTTSGPMISSSVAPPQDAFSTSTVGDQKALSLETSKSNSNRTVNNGVAKANSGPVPFKPTHNNSLFTPSNVNGGTPASGFAGPRFGFDGSLTGSRVTSSFSKSKNSSFQRKQNYYPNSHYVGFHNPSPGMGSTDGFMNGMHPNGFYGHYGGAYRSGIGYGSTGYGSRANGRGWPAADGKYRPRGRGYGYGGYGNENVDDLNELNRGPRSKGPKNQRGFVPNTCADNVQNGPSDETSGEEKAMTSVCPGLEEFNKADLAEDYADAKFFIIKSYSEDDIHKSIKYNVWASTPNGNKKLEASYQEAQQLSGGCPVFLFFSVNTSGQFVGLAEMVGPVDFDKTLGYWQQDKWTGCFPVKWHIVKDVPNNLLKHIILENNENKPVTNSRDTQEVKLEHGLKMIKIFKGHSSKTSILDDFGFYEARQKIIQEKKEKQQQLQKLVWDGKPKEEKKEIANGSQQVSLEVASDLSKEPTSTQLPNSDHHENGLAAKGGDVAQGGKSVVSEKIANGLANGC, encoded by the exons ATGGCTACTGCTACTCCTTCCGCAGATC AAACTGCAAATTTGCTGCAGAATTTGAACTTGGATTCTCAAACGAAGACTTCAGAAGTTTCTGATGCCACTAAGAAG ACCTCTGTTTACCAGTATGGCTCAGCCAATCTGGGGAATGTTACAAATGGTCAGCTCCATCAAGGTGTGGATCCAACTATGTGCTACACTCCTAATGGTTTTGCCCCTACTCCCTATTACTATGGAA GTAATGAGTGGGATGACTATTCGAGGTATGCGAATTCAGAGGGGATGCTTATGTCCTCT GCAGTTTATGGTGATGGTGCTCCTGTTATGTATCACAATGGCTATGCATATCCCACATATGGTCCATATTCTCCTGCAGCTACCCCAATTCCTACCATGGGGAATGATGGTCAGATATATGGGCCTCAGCACTATCAATATCCTTCTTATTTCCATGCAACTACAACCTCTGGTCCAATGATTTCTAGTTCAGTCGCCCCTCCACAGGATGCTTTCTCCACCTCCACTGTGGGTGATCAGAAGGCTTTGTCTTTGGAAACATCTAAAAGCAATTCTAACAGAACTGTGAATAATGGGGTTGCGAAGGCAAACAGTGGTCCTGTTCCATTTAAACCAACTCACAATAACTCATTGTTCACTCCAAGTAACGTCAATGGGGGTACTCCTGCTTCTGGCTTTGCCGGTCCAAGATTTGGTTTTGATGGGTCTCTCACCGGCTCCAGAGTTACTTCCTCATTCTCGAAATCAAAGAATAGCTCTTTCCAGAGAAAACAGAATTACTATCCGAATTCTCACTATGTG ggTTTTCACAACCCTAGTCCTGGCATGGGTTCTACTGATGGGTTTATGAATGGGATGCATCCAAATGGATTTTATGGTCATTATGGAGGTGCCTATAGATCTGGTATTGGCTATGGATCCACCGGTTATGGTTCAAGAGCAAATGGACGTGGGTGGCCTGCTGCTGATGGAAAGTACAGACCCAGGGGGCGGGGTTATGGCTACGGTGGTTATGGAAATGAAAATGTTGATGATTTGAACGAGCTGAATAGGGGACCTCGGTCAAAGGGACCTAAAAACCAGAGGGGTTTTGTGCCCAATACATGTGCAGATAATGTTCAGAATGGACCATCAGATGAAACAAGTGGGGAAGAGAAAGCCATGACCAGTGTGTGCCCAGGCTTGGAAGAGTTCAATAAAGCAGATCTCGCTGAGGATTATGCTGATGCAAAGTTCTTCATTATTAAGTCTTACAGTGAGGATGATATCCATAAGAGCATCAAGTACAATGTCTGGGCCAGCACACCGAATGGCAACAAGAAGCTTGAAGCATCATACCAAGAGGCTCAACAGTTATCTGGTGGCTGCCCTGTATTCCTCTTTTTTTCG gTCAATACTAGTGGACAGTTCGTTGGCCTTGCAGAGATGGTGGGTCCAGTTGATTTTGACAAGACTCTGGGATATTGGCAACAAGACAAGTGGACTGGTTGTTTCCCGGTTAAGTGGCACATTGTTAAGGATGTGCCAAACAATTTACTCAAACATATTATCCTTGAGAACAACGAGAATAAACCAGTCACCAACAGCAGGGACACTCAAGAG GTCAAGTTGGAGCACGGGCTTAAAATGATCAAGATATTCAAGGGTCATTCGAGTAAAACATCCATTTTGGATGATTTTGGGTTTTATGAGGCCCGGCAAAAGATAATTcaggaaaagaaggaaaagcagCAGCAACTCCAGAAACTG GTGTGGGATGGAAAGCccaaggaagagaagaaagaaattgCAAATGGATCGCAGCAGGTGTCATTGGAGGTTGCATCAGATTTAAGCAAGGAACCCACTTCAACACAGCTTCCTAACAGTGACCATCATGAAAATGGATTGGCTGCAAAAGGTGGTGATGTCGCCCAAGGTGGCAAATCGGTTGTGTCTGAGAAAATAGCTAATGGGTTGGCAAATGGTTGCTAA